From one Humulus lupulus chromosome 8, drHumLupu1.1, whole genome shotgun sequence genomic stretch:
- the LOC133798410 gene encoding 16 kDa phloem protein 1-like, whose product MATGIMEVMLVNAKGLGDTDFIGDMDPYVLIQYKGQERKSTVARGQGSSPSWNEKFSFRADYPGSGDNFKLIFKIMDKDTFSTDDYIGQAMIHVKDLLALGAEKGNAQLHASKYRVVDADQKYRGEIQVGVTFTRKEEHDNGVKYGGWKESNF is encoded by the exons ATGGCAACTGGAATTATGGAGGTCATGCTAGTGAATGCCAAGGGTCTTGGAGACACTGATTTTATTG GTGACATGGATCCTTATGTGCTGATTCAATACAAAGGCCAAGAGCGCAAGAGCACTGTAGCCCGAG GACAAGGCAGTAGCCCATCATGGAACGAAAAATTCAGCTTTAGAGCAGATTATCCAGGTTCTGGAGATAACTTCAAGCTCATCTTCAAAATCATGGACAAGGACACTTTTTCCACTGATGATTACATCGGCCAAGCTAT GATCCATGTTAAGGATTTATTGGCTCTTGGAGCTGAGAAAGGAAATGCTCAATTACATGCTAGCAAATACCGAGTAGTTGACGCTGACCAAAAATATCGAGGAGAGATTCAAGTTGGTGTAACTTTCACACGCAAG GAAGAGCATGACAATGGAGTGAAGTATGGAGGATGGAAAGAAAGCAATTTCTAG